A region from the Azospirillum thermophilum genome encodes:
- the xth gene encoding exodeoxyribonuclease III, which produces MRIATWNINSVRMRLDLLLRLIDERQPDVICLQETKVVDADFPLAPIVERGYAHTHIHGMKSYNGVAILSKHAFESNDVQHWCGRQDCRHALARLPGGVELHCVYIPAGGDIPDPAVNDKFAHKLQFLDEMTEWFRSNRSPDQPMILVGDLNIAPLESDVWSHKELLGVVSHTPVEVEKLAAMQASAGWVDAVRHFVPPSEKLYSWWSYRARDWAVSDRGRRLDHIWVTPPLADRLRGQAILREARGWEPKPSDHVPVLVDLDL; this is translated from the coding sequence ATGCGCATCGCGACCTGGAACATCAACTCCGTCCGCATGCGGCTGGACCTGCTGCTCCGTCTGATCGACGAGCGGCAGCCGGACGTCATCTGCCTGCAGGAGACCAAGGTGGTGGACGCGGACTTCCCGCTGGCCCCCATCGTCGAGCGCGGCTACGCCCACACCCACATCCACGGGATGAAGAGCTACAACGGCGTCGCCATCCTCTCGAAGCATGCCTTCGAATCGAACGACGTCCAGCACTGGTGCGGCAGGCAGGACTGCCGCCATGCCCTGGCGCGGCTGCCGGGCGGGGTGGAGCTGCATTGCGTCTACATCCCGGCGGGCGGCGACATCCCCGACCCGGCGGTGAACGACAAGTTCGCCCACAAGCTGCAGTTCCTCGACGAGATGACGGAATGGTTCCGCAGCAACCGCTCTCCCGACCAGCCGATGATCCTGGTGGGCGACCTGAACATCGCCCCGCTGGAGAGCGACGTGTGGAGCCACAAGGAGCTGCTGGGCGTCGTCTCCCACACGCCGGTCGAGGTGGAGAAGCTGGCGGCCATGCAGGCCTCGGCCGGCTGGGTGGACGCGGTGCGCCACTTCGTCCCGCCGTCCGAAAAGCTCTATAGCTGGTGGAGCTACCGGGCGCGCGACTGGGCGGTATCGGACCGCGGCCGCCGCCTCGACCATATCTGGGTCACCCCGCCGCTGGCGGACAGGCTGCGCGGCCAGGCCATCCTGCGCGAGGCCCGCGGCTGGGAGCCCAAGCCGTCCGACCATGTGCCGGTCCTGGTCGATCTCGACCTCTGA
- a CDS encoding LolA family protein encodes MLRRPLLAVCLALGLGAAAAPPALAAPAPARLTAQQQTTLAQVEEYLNSVHTLQSKFVQAAPSGSQTSGTFYLSRPGKMRLDYDPPVKDFIVADGTFVFYWDGEMQQQSSAPIGSTLADFILRKDIRLSGDVTVTDVFQAPGVVEVSLVETKDPGKGTLTLVFEDRPLQLRKWRVLDAQGLTTEVALLNPRTGLPLDRDLFYFREPKRGNDFGRGN; translated from the coding sequence GTGCTTCGTCGACCCCTCCTCGCCGTCTGTCTCGCTCTCGGCCTTGGCGCCGCCGCGGCGCCCCCGGCCCTCGCCGCCCCTGCCCCGGCCAGGCTGACGGCGCAGCAGCAGACCACGCTGGCGCAGGTCGAGGAGTATCTGAACAGCGTCCACACGCTGCAGTCCAAGTTCGTCCAGGCCGCCCCCAGCGGTTCGCAGACCTCCGGCACCTTCTATCTGTCGCGGCCGGGCAAGATGCGGCTGGATTACGACCCGCCGGTGAAGGACTTCATCGTCGCCGACGGAACCTTCGTCTTCTATTGGGACGGCGAGATGCAGCAGCAGTCGAGCGCGCCCATCGGGTCGACGCTGGCCGACTTCATCCTGCGCAAGGACATCCGCCTGTCCGGCGACGTGACGGTGACCGACGTCTTCCAGGCGCCGGGCGTCGTCGAGGTCTCGCTGGTGGAGACCAAGGATCCCGGCAAGGGCACCCTGACCCTGGTGTTCGAGGACCGGCCGCTGCAGCTTCGCAAATGGCGCGTGCTCGACGCCCAGGGGCTGACCACCGAGGTGGCGCTGCTGAACCCGCGGACCGGCCTGCCGCTGGACCGCGACCTGTTCTATTTCCGTGAACCCAAGCGCGGCAACGATTTCGGCCGCGGCAACTGA
- a CDS encoding YcbK family protein yields the protein MQPRWGTGVSMRGSLRAVFACLLAAIALAGCASTPGTGGLGDGPRSVVLTHPGSGEMVSVTYWRPGGYDADALRQISMLFRDRRTGEVVPVDPALIDMLVELRQRCGAASDMPIRVTSGYRSAATNAALARSNGNVAENSYHMRGQAADFSIPGVAPSCLGEAAAEMRRGGYAVYPHTGHVHVDTGPFRTWTPKGGEPRTSPAILEAKASPRPKPAAAPPVQVADVPAPAPEPAPPPARQAAAAVPAAGAAAKTKPAEPPRTGTVRAPAPPPDLTRVRYVLAQLKQQPAPAPRGTKDGVKP from the coding sequence ATGCAACCGCGTTGGGGGACGGGGGTGTCGATGCGGGGGTCGCTGCGTGCCGTCTTTGCCTGCCTGCTCGCAGCGATCGCGCTGGCGGGATGCGCTTCCACCCCTGGGACCGGCGGGCTCGGCGACGGTCCGCGCTCCGTCGTCCTGACCCATCCCGGCAGCGGAGAGATGGTATCCGTCACCTACTGGCGCCCCGGCGGCTATGACGCCGATGCGTTGCGCCAGATCTCCATGCTGTTCCGCGACCGCCGCACCGGAGAGGTGGTGCCGGTCGACCCCGCGCTGATCGACATGCTGGTGGAGCTTCGCCAGCGCTGCGGCGCCGCCTCCGACATGCCGATCCGCGTGACCTCCGGCTACCGCTCGGCCGCCACCAATGCGGCGCTGGCCCGCAGCAACGGCAATGTGGCGGAGAACTCCTACCATATGCGCGGCCAGGCGGCCGACTTCTCCATCCCCGGCGTCGCCCCCTCCTGCCTGGGCGAGGCGGCGGCGGAGATGCGGCGCGGCGGCTATGCCGTCTATCCGCACACCGGCCATGTCCATGTCGATACCGGCCCCTTCCGCACCTGGACGCCGAAGGGCGGGGAGCCGCGCACCAGCCCCGCCATCCTGGAGGCGAAGGCCTCGCCACGGCCGAAGCCCGCCGCCGCCCCGCCGGTCCAGGTCGCCGACGTCCCCGCTCCAGCTCCCGAGCCCGCCCCGCCGCCGGCCCGCCAGGCGGCCGCCGCCGTTCCGGCCGCCGGTGCCGCCGCCAAGACGAAACCGGCCGAGCCGCCGCGCACCGGCACCGTCCGCGCGCCCGCACCGCCGCCGGACCTGACGCGCGTGCGCTATGTGCTGGCCCAGTTGAAGCAGCAGCCGGCCCCCGCCCCGCGCGGCACGAAGGACGGCGTGAAGCCGTGA
- a CDS encoding CGNR zinc finger domain-containing protein, translated as MDFLNTGAGSRGAAREWLSTGRDLLAWLDAAGLLAPEQLGVSLGDGAEELLDDVAHRARSLREWFRGFVQSHAGRPLTAADVRDLAPLNALLATDDAFRRIEAAGRPEDGRGHDHGEGAGVLRWRNRRRWRGPDVLLLPIADSIGDLLTGEDFTLVKQCEGEGCGLLFLDRTRAKSRRWCSMALCGNRAKVAAFRAKRRG; from the coding sequence ATGGACTTCCTGAATACCGGCGCCGGGAGCCGCGGCGCGGCGCGGGAGTGGCTGTCGACCGGCCGGGACCTGCTGGCCTGGCTGGACGCGGCCGGTCTGCTGGCGCCGGAGCAGTTGGGGGTGTCGCTGGGCGACGGGGCCGAGGAGCTGCTGGACGACGTGGCCCACCGGGCCCGGTCGCTGCGGGAGTGGTTTCGCGGCTTCGTCCAGAGCCATGCCGGGCGCCCGCTGACCGCCGCCGACGTGCGGGATCTGGCGCCGCTCAACGCCCTGCTGGCGACCGACGACGCCTTCCGCCGCATCGAGGCGGCCGGACGGCCGGAGGACGGGCGCGGCCATGACCATGGCGAGGGGGCCGGCGTCCTGCGCTGGCGCAACCGGCGGCGCTGGCGCGGGCCGGACGTGCTGCTGCTGCCGATCGCCGACTCGATCGGCGACCTGCTGACCGGCGAGGACTTCACCCTGGTCAAGCAGTGCGAGGGCGAGGGCTGCGGCCTGCTGTTCCTCGACCGCACCCGGGCCAAGAGCCGGCGCTGGTGCAGCATGGCGCTGTGCGGCAACCGCGCCAAGGTCGCCGCCTTCCGCGCCAAGCGGCGCGGCTGA
- a CDS encoding glycosyl transferase, which produces MPDCAVSHILMPADLPADAYALRMAETLHRCGYEPVAHRLAPPRRAVDGSATLAADLLLERIPDGSALLFDGGLLPTLAGLLPLDSRRLRFVALMERPGWEEAGPAAAARRHLEQAALALTRCVAVPDGDAARALAPLGLPADRLVVAPPDEAGAAMLLARLQGPGTAGSAPADKA; this is translated from the coding sequence ATGCCGGACTGCGCGGTCTCCCACATCCTGATGCCGGCCGACCTGCCGGCCGACGCCTATGCCCTGCGCATGGCTGAAACACTGCATCGTTGCGGTTACGAACCGGTTGCGCACCGCCTCGCCCCGCCGCGCCGCGCGGTGGACGGATCGGCGACGCTGGCGGCCGACCTGCTGCTGGAGCGGATTCCGGATGGGTCGGCGCTTCTGTTCGACGGCGGGCTGCTGCCCACCCTGGCCGGGCTGCTGCCGCTCGACAGCCGGCGGCTGCGCTTCGTCGCCCTGATGGAGCGTCCGGGGTGGGAGGAGGCGGGGCCGGCCGCCGCGGCGCGGCGCCATCTGGAGCAGGCGGCGCTGGCGCTGACCCGCTGCGTCGCCGTGCCGGACGGGGATGCCGCCCGGGCGTTGGCGCCGCTCGGCCTGCCGGCGGATCGCCTCGTCGTGGCGCCGCCGGACGAGGCCGGTGCGGCGATGCTGCTCGCCCGGCTGCAGGGGCCGGGAACAGCCGGCTCCGCGCCGGCCGACAAGGCTTAG
- a CDS encoding MarR family winged helix-turn-helix transcriptional regulator, which translates to MTDNERSTPADRRSRLRPGKNGKLALGPLPELVGYNLRKAQVAVFQSFQNAVAPHDITPGQFGVLIMIRENEGLSQSDLGTAVGIDRSTMVAVIDRLESRGLVIRAPSPNDRRSYALRLSPEGQKLMDELIPRVQAHDQGMVKDLSPEEQAQFIDFLRRVSRSK; encoded by the coding sequence GTGACAGACAACGAGCGCTCCACCCCCGCCGACCGGCGTTCCCGCCTGCGTCCTGGCAAGAACGGCAAGCTGGCGCTTGGCCCCCTTCCGGAGCTGGTGGGCTACAATCTGCGCAAGGCCCAGGTGGCCGTGTTCCAGAGCTTCCAGAACGCCGTCGCTCCCCACGACATCACGCCCGGCCAGTTCGGCGTGCTGATCATGATCCGGGAGAACGAGGGACTTTCCCAGTCCGACCTCGGCACCGCCGTCGGCATCGACCGCTCCACGATGGTGGCGGTGATCGACCGGCTCGAGTCCCGCGGTCTCGTGATCCGCGCCCCCTCGCCGAACGACCGCCGCTCCTACGCGCTGCGCCTGTCGCCCGAGGGGCAGAAGCTGATGGACGAGCTGATCCCGCGCGTCCAGGCCCATGACCAGGGCATGGTCAAGGACCTGTCGCCGGAAGAGCAGGCGCAGTTCATCGACTTCCTGCGCCGGGTTTCGCGCAGCAAGTAA
- a CDS encoding histidine phosphatase family protein — MTDLIIVRHGPTAWNAEGRIQGSIDQPLSEAGRARVAGWRLPPEAGERVWYASPKIRAWETARLLGLDPLPEPRLVEMNWGDWEGMLIADLHGSGLLPRRRDRLGLDFRPPGGESPRAMQDRLRPWLAEVAAQGRPAGAVAHSGLIRALYALATGWDLVAEPAHGLRDGCAHRFALAPDGTPSVLALNLPLEPGG; from the coding sequence ATGACCGACCTGATCATCGTCCGCCACGGCCCGACCGCCTGGAACGCCGAAGGCCGCATCCAGGGCAGCATCGACCAGCCCCTGTCGGAAGCCGGCCGGGCGCGGGTGGCCGGCTGGCGCCTGCCGCCGGAGGCCGGGGAGCGCGTCTGGTACGCCAGCCCGAAGATCCGGGCGTGGGAGACCGCGCGGCTGCTCGGTCTCGACCCGCTCCCCGAACCGCGGCTGGTCGAGATGAACTGGGGCGACTGGGAGGGAATGCTGATCGCCGACCTCCACGGCTCCGGCCTGCTGCCGCGGCGGCGCGACCGGCTCGGCCTCGACTTCCGGCCGCCGGGCGGCGAAAGCCCGCGGGCGATGCAGGACAGGCTGCGCCCCTGGCTGGCGGAGGTGGCGGCGCAGGGACGCCCGGCCGGGGCGGTGGCGCACAGCGGGCTGATCCGCGCGCTCTACGCGCTCGCCACCGGCTGGGACCTGGTGGCGGAGCCGGCGCACGGCCTGCGCGACGGCTGTGCCCACCGTTTCGCCCTGGCGCCCGACGGAACGCCGTCGGTGCTGGCGCTGAACCTGCCGCTGGAGCCCGGGGGCTGA
- a CDS encoding gamma-glutamyl-gamma-aminobutyrate hydrolase family protein yields the protein MPMPPSSSMPGRRKPLIGVPACMRRLGEHPFHVAGDKYVRAVSDGADALPLLIPALGDGIDIADLIARLDGLLVTGSPSNVEPQLYGGPASAPGTLHDPARDATTLPLIRAALEAGVPLLGICRGFQELNVALGGTLHQRVQELPGHLDHREDPDSPVELQYAPAHAVRLTPGGLLSRLADGMAEVRVNSLHSQGIDRLAGGLAVEATAPDGLVEGVRVTGAPAFALAVQWHPEWRFRENPLSTALFRAFGDSARQRAAGRSS from the coding sequence ATGCCCATGCCCCCGTCCAGCTCCATGCCCGGCCGGCGCAAGCCCCTGATCGGTGTCCCGGCCTGCATGCGCAGGCTGGGCGAGCATCCCTTCCACGTCGCCGGCGACAAATATGTGCGCGCCGTCTCGGACGGGGCGGATGCGCTGCCCCTGCTGATTCCCGCTCTGGGCGACGGCATCGACATCGCCGACCTGATTGCGCGGCTCGACGGCCTGCTGGTCACCGGCAGCCCGTCCAACGTCGAACCGCAGCTGTACGGCGGCCCGGCCAGCGCCCCCGGCACGCTGCATGACCCCGCCCGCGACGCCACCACGCTGCCGCTGATCCGCGCGGCGCTGGAGGCCGGGGTGCCGCTGCTCGGCATCTGCCGCGGCTTCCAGGAGCTGAACGTCGCGCTGGGCGGCACGCTGCACCAGCGGGTGCAGGAACTGCCCGGCCACCTCGACCATCGCGAGGATCCGGACAGCCCGGTCGAGCTGCAGTACGCCCCCGCCCACGCCGTCCGCCTGACACCCGGCGGGCTGCTGTCGCGGCTGGCGGACGGCATGGCGGAGGTCCGGGTGAACTCCCTGCACAGCCAGGGCATCGACCGGCTGGCCGGGGGCTTGGCGGTGGAGGCGACGGCCCCCGACGGGCTGGTCGAGGGGGTGCGCGTCACCGGCGCCCCGGCCTTCGCCCTGGCGGTGCAGTGGCACCCGGAATGGCGTTTCCGGGAGAACCCGCTGTCGACCGCCCTCTTCCGCGCCTTCGGCGACTCGGCGCGGCAGCGCGCCGCCGGCCGGAGCTCCTGA
- a CDS encoding GGDEF domain-containing protein: MSAGPPGGAQLGDVLDRIPVGVLIHRETGIVYANQEGAQLLVGPGRSPLGRNLLEFVEPAERAALETAFLDCLHGGVPVRTMDVTLLGPGAGPDGHPIRTQVSMAPLPWDGPAVAYVVVTDVTTLKENEDRLQVLAITDPLTGLFNRRHFMELAESELNRSRRYGGQVSLLSVDIDHFKHINDAFGHAIGDRALKAFADGCRSMLRTNDIFGRIGGEEFAILLPETGADAARAAAERLRETIAGLRVPAGRRTIHFTISAGVSSCRDGDRTLDALLSSADKALYRAKHGGRNRVVVAADTPAP; encoded by the coding sequence ATGTCCGCTGGTCCGCCGGGCGGCGCGCAGCTCGGCGACGTGCTGGACCGGATCCCGGTCGGCGTGCTGATCCATCGCGAGACGGGCATCGTCTACGCCAACCAGGAGGGCGCGCAGCTCCTCGTCGGGCCGGGGCGGTCGCCGCTCGGCCGCAACCTGCTGGAGTTCGTGGAGCCGGCGGAGCGCGCCGCCCTGGAGACCGCCTTCCTCGACTGCCTGCATGGCGGCGTTCCGGTGCGGACGATGGACGTCACGCTGCTCGGACCGGGGGCGGGACCGGACGGCCACCCCATCCGCACGCAGGTCAGCATGGCGCCCCTGCCGTGGGATGGGCCGGCCGTCGCCTATGTCGTCGTGACCGACGTCACCACCCTGAAGGAGAACGAGGACCGGCTGCAGGTGCTGGCGATCACCGACCCGCTGACCGGCCTGTTCAACCGCCGCCACTTCATGGAGCTGGCGGAAAGCGAGCTGAACCGCTCGCGCCGCTATGGCGGTCAGGTCAGCCTGCTGTCGGTCGACATCGACCACTTCAAGCACATCAACGACGCCTTCGGCCACGCCATCGGCGACCGGGCGCTGAAGGCCTTCGCCGACGGCTGCCGCTCGATGCTGCGGACCAACGACATCTTCGGCCGCATCGGCGGCGAGGAGTTCGCCATCCTGCTGCCGGAAACCGGGGCGGATGCCGCCCGCGCCGCGGCCGAGCGGCTGCGCGAGACGATCGCCGGACTGCGGGTGCCGGCCGGCCGCCGCACCATCCACTTCACCATTTCCGCCGGCGTGTCGAGCTGCCGCGACGGCGACCGCACGCTGGACGCCCTGCTGTCGAGCGCGGACAAGGCGCTGTACCGGGCGAAGCATGGCGGGCGCAACCGGGTGGTGGTCGCCGCCGACACGCCCGCCCCGTAA
- a CDS encoding fumarylacetoacetate hydrolase family protein: MAYAIPLWPQPAVPVTGGAPFPVRRIYCVGRNYAAHAREMGADPDREPPFFFTKPADAIVPDGATIPYPPATSNLHHEVELVVAIGRGGSAIPVESALEHVFGYAVGLDMTRRDLQNAAKKEGKPWDMGKGFDRSAPCSAIRTAADIGHPATGAVTLSVNGELRQKGDLSDLIWSVAETVSCLSGLVELQPGDLIYTGTPEGVGPVKAGDRLEGAVEGVGTLTVTIG, encoded by the coding sequence ATGGCCTATGCCATCCCCCTGTGGCCCCAGCCTGCCGTTCCCGTGACCGGCGGCGCCCCCTTCCCCGTCCGCCGCATCTACTGCGTCGGCCGCAACTATGCCGCCCACGCGCGCGAGATGGGCGCCGATCCCGACCGCGAGCCGCCCTTCTTCTTCACCAAGCCGGCCGACGCCATCGTGCCGGACGGGGCGACCATCCCCTACCCGCCGGCCACCTCCAACCTGCACCACGAGGTCGAGCTGGTGGTCGCCATCGGCCGCGGCGGCAGCGCCATTCCCGTCGAGTCGGCGCTGGAGCATGTGTTCGGCTATGCGGTCGGGCTCGACATGACCCGGCGCGACCTGCAGAACGCCGCGAAGAAGGAAGGCAAGCCCTGGGACATGGGCAAGGGCTTCGACCGCTCCGCCCCCTGCAGCGCGATCCGCACCGCCGCCGACATCGGCCACCCCGCGACGGGCGCGGTCACCCTGTCGGTGAACGGGGAGCTGCGCCAGAAAGGCGACCTGTCCGACCTGATCTGGTCGGTGGCGGAGACGGTCTCCTGCCTCTCCGGCCTCGTCGAGCTGCAGCCCGGCGACCTGATCTACACCGGCACGCCGGAAGGCGTCGGCCCGGTGAAGGCAGGCGACCGGCTGGAGGGCGCCGTCGAGGGCGTCGGCACCCTGACCGTGACGATCGGCTGA
- the ribA gene encoding GTP cyclohydrolase II — translation MLADLPSEPAQTPAQPIDEAVVRAVDRALAALRRGEEVVVATADGGVGAVVSVESVPNDAVARLKRLTGGEPMLAVTRRRAVVLGLIQDDRPGTAGDDRPGTAGAVMLAAPGGLTPEQIRALADPEHYPEGRLPPGLTAAPAEPGSFAAAAVEMARLARLLPAAIFARAAGVQGTAAGWAGRIDRLLVGARDVNDYRVHVVRTLRRVADARVPLSGAENTRIYAFRPADGGPEHLAIVIGEPAPDQPVLARLHSECFTGDLLGSLRCDCGDQLRGAIAEIARQGSGVLLYLAQEGRGIGLVNKLRAYRIQDLGFDTVDANEILGFEADERVYLPAAEMLRQLGFSAVRLMTNNPEKLRQLARCGIEVVERVPHIFPANGHNEAYLRTKAERSGHMF, via the coding sequence ATGCTTGCCGATCTGCCCTCCGAACCCGCCCAAACCCCCGCCCAGCCCATCGATGAGGCCGTCGTCCGCGCGGTCGACCGGGCGCTGGCGGCCCTGCGCCGGGGCGAGGAGGTGGTGGTGGCGACAGCCGATGGCGGCGTCGGCGCCGTGGTCTCCGTCGAGTCGGTGCCCAACGACGCGGTCGCCCGGCTGAAGCGGCTGACCGGCGGGGAGCCGATGCTGGCCGTGACCCGGCGGCGGGCCGTCGTGCTCGGCCTGATCCAGGACGACCGGCCGGGAACGGCCGGGGACGACCGGCCGGGGACGGCCGGGGCCGTCATGCTGGCCGCCCCCGGCGGTCTGACGCCGGAGCAGATCCGCGCCCTGGCCGATCCCGAACATTATCCGGAGGGCAGGCTGCCCCCCGGCCTGACCGCGGCGCCGGCCGAACCCGGCTCCTTCGCCGCGGCGGCCGTGGAGATGGCGCGGCTCGCCCGGCTGCTGCCGGCCGCGATCTTCGCCAGGGCGGCGGGGGTGCAGGGAACGGCCGCCGGCTGGGCCGGGCGCATCGACCGGCTGCTGGTCGGCGCCCGCGACGTCAACGACTACCGCGTCCATGTGGTGCGGACCCTGCGCCGCGTCGCCGACGCCCGCGTGCCGCTGAGCGGGGCCGAGAACACCCGCATCTACGCCTTCCGCCCGGCCGACGGCGGGCCGGAGCATCTCGCCATCGTCATCGGCGAGCCGGCGCCCGACCAGCCGGTGCTGGCGCGGCTGCATTCCGAATGCTTCACCGGCGACCTGCTGGGCAGCCTGCGCTGCGACTGCGGCGACCAGCTCCGCGGCGCCATCGCCGAGATCGCCCGCCAGGGCAGCGGCGTCCTGCTCTATCTGGCGCAGGAGGGGCGCGGCATCGGGCTGGTCAACAAGCTGCGCGCCTACCGCATCCAGGACCTCGGCTTCGACACGGTGGACGCCAACGAGATCCTGGGCTTCGAGGCGGACGAGCGGGTCTATCTGCCGGCGGCGGAGATGCTGCGGCAGCTCGGCTTCTCCGCGGTGCGGCTGATGACCAACAACCCGGAGAAGCTGCGCCAGCTCGCCCGCTGCGGGATCGAAGTGGTGGAGCGGGTGCCGCACATCTTCCCCGCCAACGGCCACAACGAAGCCTATCTGCGCACCAAGGCGGAGCGCAGCGGCCACATGTTCTGA
- a CDS encoding L,D-transpeptidase family protein, with amino-acid sequence MVELTVHPDGRLVWPGGTLRCALGRGGVRADKREGDGATPVGRFALRRVLWRADRLARPETDLPTQAIAPDDGWCDDPADPAYNRPVRRPYPASHEELWREDGLYDVIVVMGHNDDPVVPGQGSAVFFHVARPDWGPTQGCVALPLPDLLAVLKACGPGSALTVLDPAPDPAA; translated from the coding sequence ATGGTCGAACTCACGGTCCACCCCGACGGCCGGCTCGTCTGGCCCGGCGGCACGCTGCGTTGCGCGCTCGGCCGCGGCGGCGTGCGGGCGGACAAGCGGGAGGGGGACGGGGCGACGCCGGTCGGGCGCTTCGCCCTGCGCCGCGTGCTGTGGCGGGCCGACCGTCTGGCACGGCCGGAGACGGACCTGCCGACCCAGGCGATCGCGCCGGACGACGGCTGGTGCGACGACCCGGCCGATCCCGCCTACAACCGGCCGGTCAGGCGGCCCTACCCGGCGAGCCACGAGGAGCTGTGGCGCGAGGACGGGCTTTACGACGTCATCGTCGTGATGGGCCACAACGACGACCCGGTGGTGCCGGGGCAGGGCAGTGCCGTCTTCTTCCATGTCGCGCGGCCGGACTGGGGGCCGACGCAGGGCTGCGTCGCCCTGCCGCTGCCCGACCTGCTGGCCGTGCTGAAGGCCTGCGGGCCGGGCTCGGCCCTGACCGTGCTGGACCCGGCACCGGACCCGGCGGCCTGA
- a CDS encoding response regulator transcription factor, whose product MTAAKRILLVDDDDVLRQSLAEQIQLLDGVETVEAGDGATALEAVRSGGLSAILLDSGLPDMDGHALCRRLRQDGVRCPILLLTAPGTEADALAGIEAGASDQIAKPFRLGVLIARLTAQLRQFEQSEEPAIAIGPYRFQPTAKLLLDEAADRRIRLTEKEAAILKHLYRAGETVGREALLGQVWGYNAGVTTHTLETHIYRLRQKMERDPSNAELLVTEPGGYRLVP is encoded by the coding sequence ATGACCGCGGCCAAACGCATCCTGCTCGTCGACGATGACGACGTCCTCCGCCAATCGCTGGCCGAACAGATCCAGCTTCTGGACGGGGTCGAGACGGTGGAGGCGGGCGACGGCGCCACGGCGCTGGAGGCGGTGCGGTCCGGCGGCCTTTCCGCCATCCTGCTCGACAGCGGCCTGCCGGACATGGACGGCCATGCCCTGTGCCGCCGGCTGCGGCAGGACGGGGTGCGCTGCCCGATCCTTCTGCTGACCGCCCCGGGAACCGAGGCCGATGCGCTGGCGGGCATCGAGGCGGGGGCGAGCGACCAGATCGCCAAGCCCTTCCGGCTGGGCGTGCTGATCGCGCGGCTGACCGCCCAGCTCCGCCAGTTCGAGCAGAGCGAGGAGCCGGCCATCGCCATCGGTCCCTACCGCTTCCAGCCCACGGCGAAGCTGCTGCTCGACGAGGCGGCCGACCGCCGCATCCGCCTGACGGAGAAGGAGGCGGCCATCCTCAAGCACCTGTACCGGGCGGGGGAGACGGTGGGGCGCGAGGCCCTGCTGGGGCAGGTGTGGGGCTACAATGCCGGGGTCACCACCCACACGCTGGAGACCCACATCTACCGGCTGCGCCAGAAGATGGAACGCGACCCGTCCAACGCCGAACTTCTGGTGACGGAACCCGGCGGCTATCGCCTGGTGCCCTGA